One window from the genome of Candidatus Chlorohelix allophototropha encodes:
- a CDS encoding indolepyruvate oxidoreductase subunit beta family protein: MLQDVTQIERLRYKPTIQITTILVGAIGGQGGNVLVEWLFLAADLSGFRAQSVSLPGLSQRGGATSYYMEIASLPENNKIENPIAELEKAVFGQHPFPGMVDVLLGQELLELGRLVQQGYASKRTTVVANSQRFYTTSEKMPAFDGRYPTEKIVEAVAQMSGAYSIIDVPQIARQHGLGDLSSNALMLGALSVLPGVLPIPVEAYRNAIQQFGLAVEMNLKAFEVGRSYQIEELQREANATQAKPEPAQDPLPRSLAALPKPLFNANGAADSGEPVPAKPRRTINLIPVAHSSGNRAEKKDVAALIERHSNELPLKWKADFRALTAEIQAQFPEKLHWALIEAAYQCADYQNLAYARRYLKEVARVFKLDSETHAWKLTEAYARVLSMRTTYEDAVRVASLKIQHGRFSRIRQEMKVADGQVLVLTDYLKPDAPEIYGIFPNALVSPMLLLGKLTGIGTWAEKKYFTLQLHPQPNTFSGYLTFAFLTWFKPLRPVSHRANREWKQIGNFTRDVEKFALLDYELAMLVVESGRLVKGYGDTRRKMFEAHDRFVIKVLEVSIKVESKCKTGNEESAYPLTLALGKRALRLVAQDDRGSGWAEQLADWALGEFKNNTPIPEIIKGLEPKAKTLSTKA; encoded by the coding sequence ATGCTTCAGGATGTAACCCAAATAGAGCGTTTAAGGTATAAACCCACCATCCAGATTACCACGATTCTGGTGGGGGCTATCGGTGGGCAGGGCGGCAATGTGTTGGTAGAATGGCTATTTCTTGCCGCCGATTTGAGCGGTTTTCGCGCTCAGTCGGTTTCGCTGCCGGGTCTTTCCCAACGTGGCGGGGCTACCAGCTATTACATGGAAATCGCCTCGTTGCCGGAGAATAACAAGATAGAGAATCCTATTGCCGAATTGGAGAAAGCAGTATTCGGGCAACACCCTTTCCCCGGCATGGTGGATGTGCTGCTTGGTCAGGAATTGCTGGAACTGGGGCGGTTGGTGCAACAGGGTTATGCCAGCAAGCGCACGACCGTAGTTGCCAATAGCCAGCGTTTTTATACTACCAGCGAGAAAATGCCCGCTTTTGATGGGCGCTATCCCACCGAAAAAATAGTTGAAGCGGTAGCGCAAATGTCGGGAGCATATTCGATAATTGATGTTCCGCAAATCGCCCGGCAGCATGGCTTGGGCGACCTCTCCTCTAACGCCCTTATGTTAGGGGCACTATCGGTTTTGCCCGGTGTGCTGCCAATCCCGGTAGAGGCATATCGCAACGCCATCCAACAATTCGGACTGGCGGTGGAGATGAACCTGAAAGCCTTTGAGGTTGGGCGTAGCTATCAAATCGAAGAATTACAACGTGAGGCTAACGCTACCCAAGCCAAACCGGAACCGGCACAAGACCCTTTGCCTCGTTCGCTAGCCGCGCTTCCCAAACCGCTCTTTAATGCTAATGGCGCGGCGGATAGCGGTGAACCTGTTCCTGCCAAACCGCGCCGCACTATCAACTTGATCCCTGTCGCTCATTCTTCGGGCAACCGGGCTGAAAAGAAAGATGTAGCGGCACTAATAGAACGGCACAGCAACGAGTTGCCGCTAAAATGGAAAGCTGATTTTCGCGCTTTGACAGCGGAGATTCAGGCGCAATTCCCTGAAAAACTGCACTGGGCGTTGATTGAAGCGGCTTACCAGTGCGCTGATTACCAGAATTTAGCTTACGCTCGTCGCTATCTGAAAGAAGTAGCGCGAGTTTTTAAGCTGGATAGTGAAACTCACGCATGGAAACTTACCGAAGCCTACGCACGTGTACTGTCTATGCGTACTACTTATGAGGATGCAGTGCGGGTGGCAAGCCTTAAAATTCAGCATGGTCGCTTTAGCCGCATCCGGCAGGAGATGAAGGTCGCGGATGGGCAAGTGCTGGTGTTGACTGATTACCTGAAACCGGATGCACCTGAAATTTATGGGATATTTCCAAACGCATTGGTCAGCCCAATGCTATTGTTAGGTAAGCTCACCGGGATTGGGACTTGGGCTGAAAAGAAATATTTCACCTTGCAATTACACCCACAGCCCAACACTTTTAGCGGTTACCTAACGTTTGCTTTCCTGACTTGGTTCAAGCCTCTGCGTCCGGTTTCGCATCGCGCTAACCGCGAGTGGAAACAAATAGGCAATTTCACGCGCGATGTAGAGAAATTTGCCTTGCTGGATTATGAACTAGCAATGTTGGTGGTGGAAAGCGGCAGGCTAGTAAAAGGCTATGGCGATACTCGCCGCAAGATGTTTGAAGCGCACGACCGCTTTGTTATAAAGGTGTTAGAGGTTTCAATCAAGGTAGAATCTAAATGCAAAACCGGGAATGAGGAATCAGCTTATCCGCTCACTCTTGCGTTGGGAAAACGCGCCTTACGTTTGGTGGCGCAGGACGACCGGGGCAGCGGTTGGGCGGAGCAATTGGCTGATTGGGCGTTGGGCGAGTTTAAGAATAACACGCCTATCCCTGAGATAATTAAGGGTCTCGAACCAAAAGCCAAAACACTTTCCACTAAAGCTTAA